Proteins encoded by one window of Bactrocera oleae isolate idBacOlea1 chromosome 4, idBacOlea1, whole genome shotgun sequence:
- the RpS18 gene encoding small ribosomal subunit protein uS13: MSLVIPDKFQHILRIMNTNIDGKRKVGIAMTAIKGVGRRYSNIVLKKADVDLTKRAGECTEEEVDKIVTIISNPLQYKVPNWFLNRQKDIIDGKYTQLTSSYLDSKLREDLERLKKIRSHRGLRHYWGLRVRGQHTKTTGRRGRTVGVSKKK, translated from the exons ATG TCGCTTGTGATACCTGATAAGTTCCAGCACATTCTTCGTATTATGAATACGAACATCGATGGCAAACGTAAAGTTGGTATTGCCATGACCGCTATCAAGGGTGTGGGTCGCCGTTACTCCAACATTGTTTTGAAGAAGGCCGATGTCGATCTAACCAAACGCGCTGGTGAATGCACTGAGGAGGAG gtTGACAAGATTGTCACCATCATTTCCAACCCTCTGCAATACAAAGTGCCCAACTGGTTCCTTAACAGACAAAAGGATATCATTGATGGCAAATACACCCAATTGACATCATCTTATTTGGATTCGAAATTGCGTGAAGATTTGGAACGTTTGAAGAAAATCCGCTCTCATCGTGGTCTTCGTCACTACTGGGGTCTGCGTGTGCGTGGTCAGCACACCAAGACAACCGGTCGTCGCGGTCGCACTGTCGGTGTGTCGAAGAAGAAGTAA